A stretch of the Ostrea edulis chromosome 9, xbOstEdul1.1, whole genome shotgun sequence genome encodes the following:
- the LOC125658447 gene encoding RING finger protein 145-like, translated as MVFVFFPRVQLLAILTAVLRLPAFFILESCFLFGSQSTLFQQAAAAITALSLAVVMTLSRRAHLFLLYRFLAAVFSVVSAKYVMDSAVDAMETNNMVLIMKTFAIYCVLAQFTAYLLKVQMSNISFLIVYSLPVITRYIVLRFPFGHVQYLAEGLSTCHFIYLVLSAVNTAMGRLSKYLTRWNGLVQFSELHPDLRTISHQLVLFWLVSFTYNVVYYTTQTTDEHFLYLSQMDWVTFVCACAGECCRTPVGLVATCVAVFYAFRYLYDWGYSLTRNDDLDNWLEEHELVMHLICIGFGNLALNQTTKHLDLKHGAFIMKITILFAAAIFLNCIFGMIDPVLLTFSALPTTKPSKHIRALFIYIFLAASSLFVVYMVCQMVSISATFPVTILCLSTSLQVLASVTTYVLYMCDCASSHPIENLDDIVSYIQSTVRTLDFIGFAFLACTGMWVIKTEQLSWIQTVLILQCYSNVWKRLQNGWKNFLLWRHTKKIDSFATASKSEISAHDDVCSICRQSMSSAIVTPCGHLFHRTCLKKCMDIKDSCPLCSRKLNVS; from the exons ATGGTGTTTGTGTTTTTTCCCCGTGTACAACTGTTGGCAATACTGACCGCTGTTTTGAGACTTCCAGCATTCTTTATCTTGGAATCCTGCTTCCTGTTTGGTTCTCAATCCACGCTGTTCCAGCAAGCTGCCGCCGCTATCACAG CACTCTCCCTGGCGGTAGTGATGACACTGTCACGGCGAGCTCATCTATTTCTGCTGTACAGATTCTTGGCTGCAGTATTCAGTGTGGTATCTGCTAAATACGTCATGGATTCGGCGGTTGATGCCATGGAAACCAACAACATGGTTCTAATTATGAAGACTTTTGCTATTTATTGCGTTCTTGCACAATTCACGGCCTACTTATTGAAAGTACAAATGTCAAACATTTCGTTCCTTATAGTGTATTCACTTCCGGTCATAACAAGATATATCGTGCTCCGTTTCCCATTTGGTCACGTGCAGTATTTGGCTGAAGGACTGTCAACATGTCACTTCATCTACCTCGTGCTGAGTGCGGTTAACACTGCTATGGGGAGACTGTCAAAATACCTCACCCGGTGGAATGGTTTAGTGCAGTTTTCCGAGTTGCACCCCGATTTGAGGACCATTTCCCATCAGCTTGTGTTATTTTGGCTGGTTTCCTTTACTTACAATGTAGTTTACTACACCACTCAAACCACTGATGAACACTTTCTGTATCTGTCTCAGATGGACTGGGTGACATTTGTGTGTGCGTGTGCTGGGGAGTGTTGCAGGACCCCTGTTGGTCTTGTTGCTACGTGTGTCGCGGTCTTCTACGCTTTTCGTTACTTGTATGACTGGGGGTACTCTCTCACTAGAAATGATGATTTAGACAACTGGCTGGAGGAACATGAGTTAGTCATGCATCTGATCTGCATCGGGTTCGGGAATCTGGCATTAAATCAAACCACGAAACATCTAGATCTCAAACACGGAGCCTTCATCATGAAAATCACAATTCTCTTCGCGGCGGCCATCTTCCTAAATTGTATCTTCGGAATGATAGACCCAGTGCTCTTGACATTCAGTGCATTACCTACCACAAAGCCATCCAAACACATCCGGGCACTCTTCATCTACATTTTTCTCGCGGCCTCTTCATTGTTTGTTGTATACATGGTATGTCAGATGGTTTCTATATCCGCGACTTTCCCAGTGACAATCCTGTGTTTATCTACTAGTCTTCAAGTGCTGGCCTCCGTTACCACCTACGTTTTGTACATGTGCGATTGCGCCTCATCACACCCCATCGAGAACCTGGATGATATAGTCTCCTACATCCAGTCTACGGTCAGGACTCTCGACTTTATAGGATTCGCATTTCTAGCATGTACAGGAATGTGGGTTATAAAAACAGAGCAATTAAGCTGGATTCAGACCGTCCTTATTCTGCAGTGCTACAGCAACGTTTGGAAACGGTTACAAAATGGCTGGAAAAATTTTCTGTTGTGGAGGCACACGAAAAAGATCGATTCCTTTGCAACTGCTTCCAAGTCAGAAATAAGCGCACATGACGATGTATGTTCTATTTGCCGTCAATCCATGTCGTCTGCCATAGTTACTCCATGTGGTCACCTTTTTCATAGAAcatgtctaaagaaatgtatgGACATTAAAGACTCTTGTCCACTCTGTTCTCGCAAACTCAACGTTAGCTAG
- the LOC130046658 gene encoding RING finger protein 145-like, producing the protein MPVLSIYSHFLMGLAIVLRQPAFFLIEICLEETFYQSFIVSTVLVASMAAILLPQDHLFSVYKYLCGAALMFMMHSSTRYLIDKSRNHLHNNDNIIFGYFIMFGLAELLAFHLFKEKTWKPYVLSAYHLPLITRFLELPATITGCSFHLADGLVCYYLIYQAINMFITGVDKIKKQVTTWIYLVNMFGVFPVIKSIGDSIHLTQQLLLFYFVSFAYKLYYYTAQTSGVNVVPLSKLDATTFLFVIAGQCCKTYVGLVSMCVATSYLSHYLSRLVSLYLYGWKSTGIVSDISDVMLGVFVFVMCVSAGILRPSNSWNEFILKGAVFKTISMYFTLGFISCTYEMVDPAIQTFSAMPTSKPFKHFRGLTLYMSFLVFTMYIIYKLQQYDNVPLIIIGFSTCLQIMASIVIYLLFVYDGVCSHSLENLDDIIFYIRSTVRFLDFVGSLISACGGIWFITNGAFSWIQIPFFMIHCYENVWKRLKSGSRIVVLRRDAFKKLNALETATNEQIRNCDDVCSICIRQMSSAKITPCGHLFHETCLKKWIYVRDSCPLCLHKL; encoded by the exons ATGCCTGTGTTGTCTATCTACAGTCATTTTCTAATGGGACTGGCCATCGTTTTGAGACAACCAGCCTTCTTTTTAATCGAGATATGCTTAGAGGAAactttttatcaatcttttatTGTGTCTACAG TGCTAGTTGCATCAATGGCAGCCATACTTCTTCCACAGGATCATCTGTTCTCCGTGTACAAGTACTTATGTGGTGCTGCCCTCATGTTCATGATGCACTCCTCCACCCGCTATTTGATCGACAAAAGCAGAAATCATCTACACAACAATGACAACATAATATTTGGCTATTTCATTATGTTTGGTCTTGCAGAGCTGTTAGCTTTTCATCTATTTAAAGAGAAGACATGGAAACCGTATGTTTTAAGTGCGTACCACTTACCACTAATCACGAGGTTTCTTGAACTCCCTGCTACAATCACCGGATGTTCGTTTCACCTGGCAGATGGACTTGTGTGTTATTACTTAATATACCAAGCCATAAACATGTTCATCACTGGTGTTGACAAAATTAAGAAACAGGTTACTACATGGATCTATTTAGTGAATATGTTTGGCGTCTTCCCTGTCATAAAATCAATTGGCGATTCTATTCACCTTACACAACAgcttttgttgttttattttgtctcGTTTGCTTACAAACTCTATTACTATACCGCACAGACTTCCGGTGTAAACGTGGTACCCTTGTCGAAGCTGGATGCTACAACATTTCTGTTTGTCATTGCTGGGCAATGTTGCAAGACTTACGTAGGACTCGTTTCGATGTGTGTCGCCACTTCGTATTTGTCCCATTATCTTTCTCGGCTAGTTAGCCTTTACCTTTATGGATGGAAAAGCACAGGCATTGTCAGTGATATTTCAGATGTTATGCTTGGTGTTTTTGTCTTTGTGATGTGTGTATCTGCAGGGATCCTTAGACCATCAAATTCTTGGAATGAGTTTATACTAAAAGGCGCCGTATTTAAAACTATATCAATGTACTTTACATTAGGTTTTATTAGTTGCACGTATGAAATGGTCGATCCAGCAATTCAAACATTTAGTGCAATGCCAACATCAAAACCATTCAAACACTTCCGAGGCCTCACGTTGTATATGTCTTTCCTggtatttacaatgtacataatatacaaacTTCAACAATACGATAACGTACCATTGATTATCATTGGTTTTTCCACTTGTCTCCAGATAATGGCTTCcattgtgatttatttattgtttgtgtatgatGGCGTTTGCTCGCACTCTCTGGAGAACTTAGATGACATAATCTTTTATATACGATCCACAGTACGGTTTCTGGATTTTGTAGGATCTCTCATTTCGGCTTGCGGGGGAATATGGTTTATTACAAATGGTGCATTTAGCTGGATCCAAATTCCATTTTTTATGATACATTGCTATGAAAACGTATGGAAGAGATTGAAAAGTGGCTCGAGAATTGTTGTGCTAAGAAGAGACGCATTTAAGAAGTTGAATGCTTTAGAAACTGCAACAAATGAACAAATTCGGAACTGCGACGATGTGTGCTCTATATGTATTCGGCAAATGTCGTCTGCTAAAATCACCCCCTGTGGACATCTCTTTCATGAGACGTGTCTAAAGAAATGGATATACGTGAGAGATTCATGCCCTCTCTGTCTCCACAAACTATAA
- the LOC130050619 gene encoding RING finger protein 145-like, producing MAAILLPHNHLFSVYKYLFGAAFMFIMHSSTRYLIDKSRNHPDNDNKIFGDFIIFGLAELLAFLLFKEKTWEPYVLSAYHLPLITRFLELPASITGCSFHLTDGLVCYYFICQAINMFITGVDKIKKQVTTWIYLVNIFGFFPVIKSIADSIHLPQQLLMFYFVSFAYKLYHYTAQTSSVNLVSLSKLDATTFLFAIAGQCCKTYAGLVSMCVATSYLSHYLSRLVNLYLYGWKSTGIVSDISDVMLGVFVFVMCVSAGILRPSNSWNEFILKGAVFKTILMYFTLGFIMCTYAMVDPAIQTFSSMPTSKPFKHFRGLTLYMSFLVFTMYIIYKLQQYDNIPLIIIGFSTSLQVMASIVIFFFFVYDGVCSHSMENLDDIIFYIRSTVRFQDFVGSLILACRGIWFITNGVFSWIQIPFFILNCYENVWKRVKSGSRIFVLRRDAFKKLNVLETATNQQIRNCDDVCSICIRQMSSAKITPCGHLFHETCLKKWIYVRDSCPLCLHKLYSIGPDTTQ from the coding sequence ATGGCAGCCATACTTCTTCCACATAATCATCTGTTCTCCGTGTACAAGTACTTATTTGGTGCAGCCTTCATGTTCATAATGCACTCCTCCACCCGCTATTTGATCGACAAAAGCAGAAATCATCCAGACAACGACAACAAAATATTTGGCGATTTCATTATTTTTGGTCTTGCAGAGCTGTTAGCTTTTCTTCTATTTAAAGAGAAGACATGGGAACCATATGTTTTAAGTGCGTACCACTTACCACTAATCACGAGGTTTCTTGAACTCCCTGCTTCAATCACCGGATGTTCGTTTCACCTGACAGATGGACTTGTGTGTTATTACTTTATATGCCAAGCCATAAACATGTTCATCACTGGTGTTGACAAAATTAAGAAACAGGTTACTACATGGATCTATTTAGTCAACATTTTTGGCTTCTTCCCTGTCATAAAATCAATTGCCGATTCTATTCACCTTCCACAACagcttttgatgttttattttgtcTCGTTTGCTTACAAACTCTATCACTATACCGCACAGACTTCCAGTGTAAACTTGGTATCCTTGTCGAAGCTGGATGCTACAACATTTCTCTTCGCCATTGCTGGGCAATGTTGCAAGACGTATGCAGGACTCGTTTCGATGTGTGTCGCCACTTCGTATTTGTCCCATTATCTTTCTCGGCTAGTTAACCTTTATCTTTATGGATGGAAAAGCACAGGCATTGTCAGTGATATTTCAGATGTTATGCttggtgtttttgtttttgtgatGTGTGTATCTGCAGGGATCCTTAGACCATCAAATTCTTGGAATGAGTTTATACTAAAAGGCGCCGTGTTTAAAACTATATTAATGTACTTTACATTAGGTTTTATTATGTGCACGTATGCAATGGTCGATCCAGCAATTCAAACATTTAGTTCAATGCCAACATCAAAACCATTCAAACACTTCCGAGGCCTCACGTTGTATATGTCTTTCCTggtatttacaatgtacataatatacaagCTTCAACAATACGATAACATACCATTGATTATCATTGGTTTTTCCACTTCTCTCCAGGTAATGGCTTccattgtgatttttttcttttttgtgtaTGATGGCGTTTGCTCGCACTCTATGGAGAACTTAGATGACATAATCTTTTATATTCGATCCACAGTGAGGTTTCAGGATTTTGTAGGATCTCTCATTTTGGCTTGCAGGGGAATATGGTTTATTACAAATGGTGTATTTAGCTGGATCCAAATTCCATTTTTTATTCTAAATTGCTATGAAAACGTATGGAAGAGAGTGAAAAGTGGCTCGAGAATTTTTGTGCTAAGAAGAGACGCATTTAAGAAGTTGAATGTTTTAGAAACTGCAACAAATCAACAAATTCGGAACTGCGACGATGTGTGCTCTATATGTATTCGGCAAATGTCGTCTGCTAAAATCACCCCCTGTGGACATCTCTTTCATGAGACATGTCTAAAGAAATGGATATACGTGAGAGATTCATGCCCTCTCTGTCTCCACAAACTATACAGCATAGGCCCCGATACAACACAGTAA
- the LOC130046664 gene encoding RING finger protein 145-like: MPVLSIYSHFLIGLTIVLRQPAFFLIEICLEETFYQSFIVSTVLVASMAAILLPQDHLFSVYKYLCGAALMFMMHSSTRYLIDKSRNHPDNNDNKIVGHFIIFSLAELLAFHLFKEKTWKPYVLSAYHLPLITRFLKLPITITGCSFHLADGLVSSYLIYQAIQMFITGVVKIKKQVTTWIYLVNIFGFFPVIKSIANSIHLTQQLLLFYFVSFSYKLYYYTAQTSGINVVPLSKLDATTFLFVIAGQCCKTYVGLVSMCVATSYLSHYLSRLVNLYLYGWKSTGIVSDISDVMLGAFVFVLSVSAGILGPSNSLNEFILKGSVFKTILMWFTLAFIICTYGMVDPTILTFSSMPTSKPFKHFRWLTLYMYFLVFTMYIIYNRQQYNNIPLIIIGFSTCLQIMASIVIYFFFVYDGVCSHSMENLNDIIFYIRFTVRFQDFVGSLILACRGIWFITNGAFSWIQIPFFILNCYENVWKRLKSCSRIVVLRRDAFKKLNVLETATNEQIQKCDDVCSICIRQMSSAKITPCGHLFHETCLKKWIYVRDSCPLCLHKLYSIGPDTTQ, from the exons ATGCCTGTGCTGTCTATCTACAGTCATTTTCTAATTGGACTGACCATCGTTTTGAGACAACCAGCCTTCTTTTTAATCGAGATATGCTTAGAGGAAACTTTTTATCAGTCTTTTATTGTGTCTACAG tGCTAGTTGCATCAATGGCAGCCATACTTCTTCCACAGGATCATCTGTTCTCCGTGTACAAGTACTTATGTGGTGCTGCCCTAATGTTCATGATGCACTCCTCCACCCGCTATTTGATCGACAAAAGCAGAAATCATCCAGACAACAATGACAACAAAATAGTTGgccatttcattatttttagtcTTGCAGAGCTGTTAGCTTTTCATCTATTTAAAGAGAAGACATGGAAACCGTATGTTTTAAGTGCGTACCACTTACCACTAATCACGAGGTTTCTgaaactccctatcacaatcaCCGGATGTTCGTTTCACCTGGCAGATGGACTTGTGTCTTCTTACTTAATATACCAAGCCATACAGATGTTCATCACTGGTGTTGTCAAAATTAAGAAACAGGTTACTACATGGATCTATTTAGTCAACATTTTTGGCTTCTTTCCTGTTATAAAATCAATTGCCAATTCTATCCACCTTACACAGCAgcttttgttgttttattttgtctcGTTTTCTTACAAACTCTATTACTATACCGCACAGACTTCCGGTATAAACGTGGTACCCTTGTCGAAGCTGGATGCTACAACATTTCTGTTTGTCATTGCTGGGCAATGTTGCAAGACTTATGTAGGACTCGTTTCGATGTGTGTCGCCACTTCGTATTTGTCCCATTATCTTTCTCGGCTGGTTAACCTTTATCTTTATGGATGGAAAAGCACAGGTATTGTCAGTGATATTTCAGATGTTATGCTTGGTGCTTTTGTCTTTGTGCTGTCTGTATCTGCAGGGATCCTTGGGCCGTCAAATTCTTTGAATGAGTTTATACTAAAAGGCTCCGTGTTTAAAACTATATTAATGTGGTTTACATTAGCTTTTATTATTTGCACGTATGGAATGGTCGATCCAACAATTCTAACATTTAGTTCAATGCCAACATCAAAACCATTCAAACACTTCCGATGGCtcacattgtatatgtatttcctggtatttacaatgtacataatatacaacCGTCAACAATACAATAATATACCATTGATTATCATAGGTTTTTCCACTTGTCTCCAGATAATGGCTTCCattgtgatttatttcttcTTTGTGTATGATGGCGTTTGCTCGCACTCTATGGAGAACTTAAATGACATAATCTTTTATATTCGATTCACAGTGAGGTTTCAGGATTTTGTAGGATCTCTCATTTTGGCTTGCAGGGGAATATGGTTTATTACAAATGGTGCATTTAGCTGGATCCAAATTCCATTTTTTATTCTAAATTGCTATGAAAACGTATGGAAGAGATTGAAAAGTTGCTCGAGAATTGTTGTGCTAAGAAGAGACGCATTTAAGAAGTTGAATGTTTTAGAAACTGCAACAAATGAACAAATTCAGAAATGCGACGATGTGTGCTCTATATGTATTCGGCAAATGTCATCTGCTAAAATCACCCCCTGTGGACATCTCTTTCATGAGACATGTCTAAAGAAATGGATTTACGTGAGAGATTCATGCCCTCTCTGTCTCCACAAACTATACAGCATAGGCCCCGATACAACACAGTAA